The window GCAAGCTTCAACCAGATCGGCATGAAAATGTGGTTGGACATCATCGTACTTAGCGCCAGCGTCGCCACAATCACCATAGACGTTGCCGAAGAAAAGCCGCCTAGAAATGCCAGCATCGCCAGCCCGTTCTGGCCCTGACTTAGCGGGACAGTCAGAACATAAAGATCGGGGTTGGTACCTGCCGGCATCAGTTCCAGCCCGACGACCGCAATAGGCACAACAAAGAGACTCATCGCCATCAAATACAAAGGGAACGCCCAACTGGCGATTTGCAGGTGCCGCTCGTCGTCATTCTCAACAACCATGACTTGGAACATCCGCGGCAAACAGACCAAAGCGGCAGCCGATAGAACAATCAGCGCTGTCCAGCGACCGCCGCCCGTTTCCCAAGTGGCAATTTGTGATGCGTCGATCCGATCCAGCGTTTCTGCCACGCCGCCCGACACCCCCCAAACCACGAAGACCCCCACGGCCAGCAGCGCGACCAATTTAACAACCGCCTCAACGGCGACAGCAATGACAACACCGTGGTGACGCTCGTTTGCATTAAGGTTTCGCGTGCCAAAAAGCACGGTAAACAGCGCCAGACCTGCCGCAACCCAGAAGGCAGCATTTTCTGTAATCTGGGTTTCTGACCCGCCCCCAGTGTCCGAGCTGGCAAAGATTGAGACCGAAAGGGTAACCGACTGCAATTGCAGCGCAATATAGGGCGTCACACCCACGACCGCCATGATTGTCACCATAACAGCCAGCAAGTTCGACTTGCCGTAGCGGGCGGAGATGAGGTCCGCCACAGAGGTAACCCTCTGCGCGCGCCCGATCCGAACCAACCGGCGCAACACCCACCACCAGCCTATCATCACCAATGATGGGCCCAGATAGATTGTGACATACTCAAGACCGGAGCGTGCAGCGTATCCGACTGCGCCGTAGAACGTCCATGCCGTGCAATAGATTGATAAAGACAGGGTGTAGACCAGAGGCGAGCGCAACAGCCAGCCCCCCCGCCCTCTCAGCGCCGCACGTTCAGCCAGAAAAGCGACCAGAAACAGGCCTGCTACATAGACCAGACAGACAGCAATCAGCAGATTGAGCGTGACCATCAGTCTTTGGACCCGGGGGCCGCGACATCGACACCGATTTTGTCACGGGTCCAGCGCCACAATGCAAAGGAGGCGGTGATGGCCAGCAACCAGACAGAAAACACATACCACAGCGCCGTTGAAAGAGCGACAGACGGCTCCGCTTCAGCGCCATTCGGCCACATGGTAGGCACCACAACCCACAAAAGTGCGCCAAGGAATGGCAGCATCCTTATTGCGTCCATAATCCTGCGAAAACGGTAGCTTCGCCGCTCGAGAAACAGCCGCCCCTCCGGCATCAGTTCACACGGCCGGCAGTCAACTCGCGCACAGCAGAAAGCATTTCATCGTTCGCAAACGGTTTTGTCATGAAGCGGCTGACGCCGGCTTGCAGCGCCATTTCGCGGTCACGCGCCTGTCCGCGTGCCGTCAGCATAAGGACGGGCATCCCTTTCAGGCTTTCATCGCGGCGCAATTCCGCAAGAATTTCAAATCCCGTCTTCCCGGGCAGCATCACATCCAAAATCACAAGGTCCGGGCGCGCAGCGCGGATCACATCCGCCGCGTTCCCGCCGTTTGCCAGTGTTTCTACACGCCAACCGTCCCGCCCCAATAGAAACCTGATCGCTTCCGCGATGTTGGTTTCATCCTCCACCAACACAACATGTTTGCTCATGCAAGCCTCCTCCCCCGTCTGCACGGCCGTGTGTCTGATCTGACGTCAGTTACGCGGCTGTGGCTGACGCACAAGATGCACCCTTACACGCGGCGTGTCAAAACCTATGCCTCTTATCCTCATAGCACGGGCTAAGTCTTCATGATCGACGGCTCACGCCGCGCATGGCATTTTTCCTGCGGACAGATTCGGCAGGTCGCACCCACGGCGCGCACAGGCTGGTCAGTATCACCCGCAGGCGTCGGCAATAGCAGCATCACGCAGCGCGCCGGTACAGGTGTGTTATAGTCATAGGCAGGTGCAAGTTCGGTCGTGGCAAACGCGTCAAACTGCATCTGCCCCCGCCCAAGTTGTCCGACCCGCTCCCGCAGGACCGCACCGGGGGCTGCCAAAGCAGCAAACAGCGGCCACAACGGGCAGCAGCTGTCAAACCGCGGCACCGAAAAGCCGGCAACGGACTTACGAAAGATCACCGTGCCGGAGCGATCACAGACGACCAACCCCGCCCCCAGTGAAGGGAGCGCCGCAAGGCGGCGCAGCATTACGGCAACCGGCACAGAAAAATGACGCGCCAGCGTTACGGGATCAACGCCCTGCGCTGCGACAGCGGACTGCAAAGCGTCCAGCGGCAAAACTTTTGCATCCTCGCGCACCTGCTCCAGCACGCCGCGCAAGATAAATCGGGCAGCGTCGGAAAGGACCATATCCTGCCGCTGAAGGACATCTTCAATCCTGACCTTGGCGCTTTGGGCCTCCAGTTCAGGAAAGTGATAATCCTGCGCAGCCAGATAGACCTCTACTTCCTCTTGCGGGGATTTTCCCCCTCCGGCTGCGCTTTTGCCCTGCTCCAGATATCCCACCAATGATTGGGCGCTCTGGGCAAGCCTGCGACTGTCTGCATCCAGATTGGCGTGGAAGCGATCCTGCCATTCAGGCTCAAGCCCGCCATCCCCTGCAAGGATTTCAGCGGTAGAACGGACAGCGGCAGCAGTGGTCAGCAGTTCGTGCATGGAATCCGCCAGATGCGGATCATGCGCCATGCGGTCGCTCAGGCTTTCGACCGTGCGCTCCAGCGCGGCAACCCGCCGCTGGCTGGCAGCAAGAGCTTCGGCCCACCCCGGAAACCGGCCGGCAAACGCCTCTGCGCGGTGGGCATCCTCGGATGTCAGATTGGCGGCTTGCGCGGCTTCTCCGAGCATCCCCAATAGCGCGGCTTCAGCCCCTTCAGTCAACGCCTGCGGCTCGACCTCCAGCGCGTCGGCAATATTAAGCAACAGCTTACCGCCGATTCTACGGCGATTGTGCTCGATCAAGTTCAGATAGCTCGCAGAGATGCCGATTGTGCGGGCCAGATCAGCCTGCTTTATGCCCAGCATCGTGCGACGTTCGCGGATGCGACTGCCGGTCAGGCTCTCACGTGCCATGATGGTCAGTCACGCAATTTGCGTCCGAAATCAGTGGCTTTCTGCGCTGCAACATCACTAAATTTACACCTCCCATGAACTCTATGTTTATTTATTTACAAATAAAGTCATTCAATCAAGGCCCTTATTGCGACCGCCCCCTCCCGCCCCGATACTGGATTTGCACGGTTAACGTGTCGGCACCAACACTCGGGAGAAGGTTGTGGTGCCAGTTTCAAAATTTTCGGGAGGACTTCATGTCAACTTTTAATCCGACACGTCGCGGTCTGATCAAAACCGGCGCATTCGCCGGTGCCGGTCTTGCACTGCCAACATATCTGCGTGCCGAAGCGCATGCCGGCTACACC is drawn from Sulfitobacter sp. S223 and contains these coding sequences:
- a CDS encoding helix-turn-helix transcriptional regulator, with the protein product MARESLTGSRIRERRTMLGIKQADLARTIGISASYLNLIEHNRRRIGGKLLLNIADALEVEPQALTEGAEAALLGMLGEAAQAANLTSEDAHRAEAFAGRFPGWAEALAASQRRVAALERTVESLSDRMAHDPHLADSMHELLTTAAAVRSTAEILAGDGGLEPEWQDRFHANLDADSRRLAQSAQSLVGYLEQGKSAAGGGKSPQEEVEVYLAAQDYHFPELEAQSAKVRIEDVLQRQDMVLSDAARFILRGVLEQVREDAKVLPLDALQSAVAAQGVDPVTLARHFSVPVAVMLRRLAALPSLGAGLVVCDRSGTVIFRKSVAGFSVPRFDSCCPLWPLFAALAAPGAVLRERVGQLGRGQMQFDAFATTELAPAYDYNTPVPARCVMLLLPTPAGDTDQPVRAVGATCRICPQEKCHARREPSIMKT
- a CDS encoding response regulator transcription factor, with product MSKHVVLVEDETNIAEAIRFLLGRDGWRVETLANGGNAADVIRAARPDLVILDVMLPGKTGFEILAELRRDESLKGMPVLMLTARGQARDREMALQAGVSRFMTKPFANDEMLSAVRELTAGRVN